In Pyricularia oryzae 70-15 chromosome 2, whole genome shotgun sequence, one genomic interval encodes:
- a CDS encoding GTP-binding protein rhoA, producing the protein MAEIRRKLVIVGDGACGKTCLLIVFSKGTFPEVYVPTVFENYVADVEVDGKHVELALWDTAGQEDYDRLRPLSYPDSHVILICFAIDSPDSLDNVQEKWISEVLHFCSGLPIILVGCKKDLRYDQKTIEELRKTSQKPVSPEDGEEIKKKIGAYKYLECSAKTNEGVREVFEHATRAALLSRHKTKKKKCLIL; encoded by the exons ATGGCCGAAATCCGCCGCAAGCTGGTCATCGTCGGTGACGGTGCCTGCGGTAAGACATGTTTGTTGAT TGTGTTCTCTAAGGGCACCTTCCCCGAG GTCTACGTCCCCACCGTCTTCGAAAACTACGTCGCTGATGTGGAGGTCGATGGCAAGCACGTCGAGTTGGCACTATGGGATACTGCCGGCCAGGAGGATTACGATCGTCTGCGCCCCTTGTCCTACCCCGACTCTCACGTTATCCTGATTTGCTTCGCCATCGACTCTCCCGACTCCCTTGACAACGTCCAAGAGAAG TGGATCTCCGAGGTCCTTCACTTCTGCTCGGGCCTGCCAATTATCCTTGTTGGTTGCAAGAAGGATCTTCGGTATGACCAGAAGACCATTGAGGAGCTTCGCAAGACCAGCCAGAAGCCCGTCTCACCTGAGGAT GGTGAGGAGATTAAGAAGAAGATTGGTGCCTACAAGTACCTCGAGTGCTCGGCCAAGACCAACGAGGGTGTCCGTGAGGTGTTCGAGCATGCTACACGAGCTGCCCTCCTGTCTCGCCACaagaccaagaagaagaagtgcCTCATCCTCTAA